The proteins below come from a single Vibrio diazotrophicus genomic window:
- a CDS encoding EF-hand domain-containing protein, translating to MNKLSVGLLVCASVLSVNSLASEETDTRPMRIMPSFESVDTDGDGVISMSELDTYRSSMPMQMNQGSDSTTNAKQLNKRDSVSAFASFDKNKDGVITQEEFAAHSRYSNPGNGTGEMKMYKEEKTNRNKSKNDNGGGNSNNSNGKGNKNN from the coding sequence ATGAACAAACTAAGTGTCGGATTACTAGTGTGTGCGAGCGTATTGTCTGTTAACAGTTTGGCGAGTGAAGAGACAGATACTCGACCAATGAGAATTATGCCTTCATTTGAGAGCGTGGACACCGATGGTGACGGCGTGATCAGTATGTCTGAATTGGATACATACCGTTCAAGTATGCCCATGCAAATGAATCAGGGAAGTGATTCAACTACGAATGCAAAACAATTGAATAAGAGAGACTCAGTGAGCGCATTTGCCTCATTCGATAAGAACAAAGATGGTGTGATTACCCAAGAAGAATTTGCAGCCCATAGTCGTTATTCAAACCCTGGTAACGGTACAGGTGAAATGAAGATGTATAAAGAAGAAAAGACTAACCGCAACAAATCTAAAAATGATAATGGTGGTGGCAACAGCAACAACAGCAACGGAAAAGGCAATAAAAATAATTAA
- a CDS encoding helix-turn-helix domain-containing protein: MDDTIFKTQIANYLRALRTNKGLSLDAASKLTGVSKAMLGQIERGESSPTISTLWKIASGLETSFSAFFADEPELRSSELIFPDDPKMKVNTLFPFNEDAGFEMFEITLTDQHQQMSEAHDVGVIEHVHVLSGELNLYFEGQWHLIGQGESIRFMADQPHGYQAVTDKAVFQNIVCYPRR, encoded by the coding sequence GTGGATGACACCATTTTCAAAACTCAAATAGCCAACTACTTACGTGCTCTAAGAACAAACAAAGGGTTGAGTTTAGATGCAGCATCAAAGCTAACTGGAGTTTCAAAAGCCATGCTTGGGCAAATCGAAAGAGGCGAATCAAGCCCAACCATTTCAACACTTTGGAAGATTGCCAGTGGATTAGAAACCTCATTTTCAGCTTTCTTTGCTGATGAACCAGAGCTACGAAGCAGTGAGCTGATCTTTCCTGACGATCCCAAAATGAAAGTAAATACGTTGTTCCCCTTTAATGAAGACGCTGGATTTGAAATGTTCGAAATAACCTTAACCGATCAGCATCAACAGATGTCGGAAGCCCATGATGTAGGGGTAATAGAGCATGTCCACGTTCTAAGTGGTGAACTAAATCTCTACTTTGAGGGGCAATGGCACCTTATTGGTCAAGGAGAGAGCATTCGTTTCATGGCAGATCAACCCCATGGCTATCAAGCGGTTACAGATAAGGCTGTATTTCAGAACATAGTCTGTTATCCAAGAAGATAG
- the glgC gene encoding glucose-1-phosphate adenylyltransferase produces MSHNYDRHISNLTKDTYALILAGGRGSRLFELTDSRAKPAVYFGGKFRIIDFPLSNCFNSGIHRVGIATQYKSHSLIRHISRGWGSFRAQQFVEILPASQRTGDDWYAGTADAVYQNIDIIRSHNPKYILILSGDHVYRMDYGTLLAEHVANNADMTVCCLEVDTEEAAGSFGVLTVDSKSKIVAFDEKPAQPNEIPNKPGKCLASMGNYLFNVDFLFNQLLKDVDTEGSTHDFGHDIIPSIINESNVFAYSFKDPDSDNQPYWRDVGTLDSFWEANMELVTPKPQLDLYDKAWPIWTYQEQLPPAKFIFDNDERRGMAVDSTVSGGCIISGSTIRKSLLYSSVHAHSYSLIEESVLLHGSHVGERAKLKRVILDSYCSVPAGLCIGYDRKQDIANGFRVTEKGVTLVTKAMLDKLAK; encoded by the coding sequence ATGTCCCATAACTATGACAGACATATCAGTAATTTGACTAAAGATACATATGCTTTGATATTGGCAGGAGGCCGTGGTAGCCGTCTTTTTGAACTCACTGATTCTCGAGCCAAGCCAGCTGTTTATTTTGGTGGCAAGTTTCGTATTATCGATTTCCCATTATCAAATTGTTTCAACTCAGGTATTCACCGAGTAGGTATCGCAACTCAGTATAAATCACACTCGTTGATCCGCCATATTAGCCGTGGTTGGGGAAGTTTTAGGGCTCAACAATTTGTTGAAATTTTGCCAGCTTCACAACGAACCGGTGATGATTGGTATGCTGGTACAGCAGATGCGGTATATCAAAATATTGATATCATTCGTTCTCATAATCCTAAATACATTCTAATTTTGTCTGGTGACCATGTGTACCGCATGGATTATGGTACTTTGCTCGCTGAGCATGTGGCGAATAATGCCGATATGACAGTCTGTTGTCTTGAAGTCGATACCGAAGAAGCAGCGGGCAGTTTCGGTGTTTTGACTGTAGATTCTAAAAGTAAAATTGTTGCCTTTGATGAGAAACCAGCACAACCTAATGAGATTCCGAATAAACCGGGTAAGTGTTTGGCTTCAATGGGAAATTACCTGTTTAATGTTGATTTTCTCTTCAATCAGCTATTAAAAGATGTGGATACCGAAGGCTCGACCCATGATTTTGGACACGACATCATTCCTTCAATTATTAATGAGAGCAATGTTTTCGCGTACTCTTTCAAAGACCCTGACAGTGACAATCAACCCTATTGGCGTGATGTGGGCACATTAGACTCATTTTGGGAAGCCAACATGGAGCTTGTTACTCCTAAGCCACAACTTGATCTTTATGATAAAGCTTGGCCAATTTGGACGTATCAAGAGCAGCTTCCACCTGCTAAATTCATTTTTGACAACGACGAACGACGCGGAATGGCCGTAGATTCAACGGTATCAGGAGGGTGCATTATTTCAGGCTCTACCATACGAAAATCATTGTTATATTCGAGTGTTCATGCCCACTCATACAGCCTTATCGAAGAGTCAGTGTTGTTGCATGGTAGCCATGTGGGTGAGCGTGCTAAGTTGAAACGAGTCATCCTTGACAGTTATTGTAGTGTCCCTGCCGGCTTATGTATTGGTTATGATAGAAAGCAAGATATAGCGAATGGTTTCCGCGTGACTGAAAAAGGAGTGACCTTGGTCACTAAAGCTATGCTGGATAAACTCGCAAAATAA
- a CDS encoding DUF4123 domain-containing protein, with product MMKEWVLDHSNHIYWLVTADLFKKALYENMPADEAIPLFCIGQFKDLMPMSPWLLPSESLTVLNEELLQQGLLLESDYPTNEVLNHLRSLLLAGLDGEEVLFRFYDPIVIAPMLNLMQESEKYLFMGNIKTLRYCHLEKVFILNNPLHDCHKKNEEPWWVIQPEHLVNSYDLDTHCQILDRRFWNVIPEVMEANVTSNIIIKDALIYASNQQWSSDDAELYALSQLLVTSNSSIADITKKFHLSSSDATTLVKFSEVKA from the coding sequence ATGATGAAAGAGTGGGTTTTAGATCATTCAAATCACATCTACTGGTTGGTTACCGCTGATCTATTTAAAAAGGCACTCTATGAAAACATGCCAGCAGATGAAGCCATTCCCCTTTTCTGTATCGGTCAATTTAAAGACTTGATGCCGATGTCACCTTGGCTGCTACCCTCTGAATCGTTAACAGTTCTAAATGAAGAACTCCTTCAACAAGGATTGCTGCTGGAATCAGACTACCCTACAAATGAAGTGTTGAACCATCTGCGCAGCCTGCTGCTTGCTGGCTTAGACGGTGAAGAGGTTCTTTTTAGATTTTATGACCCTATAGTCATCGCGCCCATGTTAAACCTAATGCAAGAGTCAGAAAAATACCTTTTTATGGGCAACATTAAAACGTTACGGTATTGCCACCTCGAGAAAGTCTTCATTTTGAACAATCCGCTACATGATTGCCATAAAAAGAATGAAGAACCTTGGTGGGTTATTCAACCTGAGCATTTAGTGAACTCCTATGACTTAGATACTCATTGTCAGATTTTAGATAGACGTTTTTGGAATGTCATACCCGAAGTCATGGAGGCTAACGTTACTTCCAATATCATCATTAAAGACGCACTTATCTATGCATCAAATCAGCAGTGGTCTAGTGATGACGCTGAACTCTATGCTCTTTCACAACTGCTAGTAACAAGCAACTCTTCTATCGCAGACATAACCAAAAAATTCCACTTATCCAGCAGTGACGCTACCACATTAGTAAAATTTAGTGAGGTTAAAGCATGA
- a CDS encoding benzoate/H(+) symporter BenE family transporter — protein MQKGMFNLSHVSAGFTAVLVGYTSSVVIIIQAATAAGATSSQIESWLLALGLAMGLTSIAFSWYFKKPILTAWSTPGAAMLVAVVGQYDMSVVLGAFVISGLLIVFTGLISPLSKALANIPPQLATAMLGAILLSFCVKTFSPVMTDPIIFFCMFAAFLAGKRFLPQYTMAILLLVGIVYSVISGAFDNQSIDLTFARPEWISPSFSIAAMINLSFPLYIITMLSQNLPGIAMMRSHSYEVPVKPLLLGSGLANILFAPIGGFSVNLAAISAAICMNKEVDEDPAQRYRAVIWAGIFYLIAGVWATTVVATFLALPKEVTQILAGLALLGTLLMCFQTAFKDENIRESALYTFLITLSGVTFLGIGSVVWGLVVGLLHVHFIAKKV, from the coding sequence ATGCAAAAAGGAATGTTTAATTTAAGTCACGTTTCGGCAGGCTTTACCGCAGTATTAGTGGGTTACACCAGTTCGGTGGTGATAATTATTCAAGCTGCAACGGCCGCGGGTGCTACTTCTTCTCAAATAGAAAGTTGGTTGCTGGCTCTTGGGTTAGCAATGGGCCTCACTTCGATTGCCTTTTCCTGGTATTTCAAGAAGCCAATTTTAACGGCTTGGTCAACGCCGGGAGCGGCTATGCTGGTAGCTGTAGTCGGGCAATATGATATGTCAGTGGTGCTAGGCGCATTTGTCATCTCTGGCTTATTGATTGTATTTACGGGGCTGATATCACCACTGAGTAAAGCTCTGGCTAATATCCCTCCGCAGTTGGCGACTGCAATGTTGGGAGCTATTTTGCTTTCGTTCTGCGTGAAAACCTTTAGCCCTGTGATGACAGACCCTATTATCTTCTTCTGTATGTTTGCCGCATTTTTAGCTGGAAAGCGATTTCTGCCTCAGTACACTATGGCGATATTGCTGCTTGTTGGTATTGTTTATTCAGTGATTAGTGGTGCATTCGACAATCAAAGTATTGATCTGACGTTTGCAAGACCGGAGTGGATCTCGCCGAGTTTTAGTATCGCAGCGATGATCAACCTGAGCTTTCCGCTTTATATCATTACTATGCTTTCTCAAAACTTACCCGGTATTGCCATGATGAGATCGCACTCTTATGAAGTTCCAGTCAAGCCGTTGCTTCTTGGTAGTGGTTTAGCCAATATTCTGTTTGCACCTATAGGCGGCTTTAGCGTGAATTTAGCAGCGATATCCGCGGCGATTTGTATGAACAAAGAAGTCGATGAAGATCCCGCTCAAAGATATCGTGCTGTGATTTGGGCAGGCATCTTTTATTTGATAGCCGGTGTTTGGGCGACCACGGTGGTGGCAACGTTCCTAGCTCTGCCTAAAGAAGTGACGCAGATTCTTGCAGGTCTCGCCTTGCTCGGTACCTTATTGATGTGTTTTCAGACGGCTTTTAAAGACGAAAATATTCGTGAATCCGCTCTATACACATTTCTGATCACCTTGTCTGGAGTGACATTTCTTGGGATTGGTTCTGTGGTGTGGGGCTTAGTTGTAGGGCTGTTGCATGTACACTTTATAGCCAAGAAAGTGTAG
- a CDS encoding type VI secretion system Vgr family protein — protein MTKLNFTLTVDGLPEDTFVVREYKGYESLSDTLLDNGDTCYGFRYYIDLASRRANLTANNIVDRNAHLKVYRNGEEVQQVNGIVRSFSQGDTGHSHSYYSVTLVPSLERLSLRQNCRIFQLKTVPEIITLLLNEMGISDVVFTLKQPKKKREFCVQYRESDLAFVQRLAAEEGIVYHFAHKNDKHTLFFNDDSNTQPKLNTPIPYNAAAGGTADSTFVFSLIKSTQSDVSEIQLSDYSFKKPDYLFRQTSAGTELDYQLETYEHFDFPGRFKDNENGKSYSQARLGFLRREAKTAIAKSNEPALQAGYKFDLEEHLDDTNNRDWLVVYAQHSATQPQALEEAGGHGATTYSNQLKLIPAHIHWQATPMAKHQVDGPCIATVVGPEGEEIFCDEHGRVKLHFPWDRYSKGDEHSSCWVRVSQSWAGSQYGVIAVPRIGHEVIVSFLNGDPDQPIVTGRTYHATNTPPYLLPENKTKTVIRTETHKGTGFNELSFEDQANEEKIYLHAQKDYEADVLNDHSTHIKQDKHLTVDNDQFSYIKNNQHITVNGESRLKVVKDFTQIISGNHHHKVGSLYTTIAGSEIHLQSGTKIVIEAGAEITFKAAGSFVKIDASGVSIVGPAINLNSGGRAGNGSGYNGQSPTLPNGVEKRQPPVKSSSQVSYQQLLNAEKNHVPAVKTCPLVKENR, from the coding sequence ATGACAAAGCTTAATTTCACGTTAACGGTTGATGGACTACCTGAAGACACGTTTGTTGTACGCGAATACAAAGGCTATGAATCTCTATCCGACACCCTTTTAGACAACGGTGATACTTGTTATGGATTTCGCTACTACATTGATTTAGCAAGCCGTCGGGCAAACCTCACGGCTAACAATATCGTCGACCGAAATGCGCATTTGAAGGTGTACAGAAACGGAGAGGAGGTTCAGCAGGTCAACGGCATCGTTCGAAGTTTCAGCCAAGGTGACACTGGGCACTCACACTCTTACTATTCCGTCACACTAGTTCCCTCATTAGAGCGTTTGTCGCTGCGCCAAAATTGTAGGATTTTTCAGTTAAAAACCGTTCCTGAAATCATCACCTTGTTATTGAATGAAATGGGCATCAGTGATGTTGTCTTTACCTTGAAACAGCCCAAAAAGAAGCGTGAGTTTTGTGTTCAATACCGTGAAAGTGACTTGGCTTTCGTGCAAAGACTCGCAGCAGAAGAAGGCATCGTTTACCACTTCGCCCATAAGAATGATAAACACACGTTATTTTTTAACGATGACAGCAATACTCAACCAAAGCTCAATACGCCAATTCCTTACAATGCTGCCGCTGGTGGAACGGCGGATTCTACCTTCGTTTTTTCTCTCATCAAGAGCACTCAATCCGATGTTTCTGAGATTCAGCTTTCTGACTATAGCTTCAAAAAGCCCGATTATCTTTTCCGCCAAACTAGCGCTGGCACTGAATTGGATTACCAATTAGAAACATACGAACACTTTGATTTTCCAGGACGATTCAAAGACAACGAAAACGGCAAATCTTACAGCCAAGCTCGATTAGGCTTTTTGCGCAGAGAAGCGAAGACAGCAATTGCGAAAAGCAACGAGCCAGCACTTCAAGCGGGATATAAATTTGATTTAGAAGAACATCTGGACGACACCAATAATCGCGATTGGCTGGTCGTTTATGCTCAACATTCCGCAACCCAGCCACAAGCTTTAGAAGAAGCCGGTGGGCATGGCGCGACCACCTACTCAAACCAACTCAAACTGATTCCTGCACACATACACTGGCAAGCTACGCCAATGGCGAAACATCAAGTGGACGGCCCCTGTATTGCCACCGTCGTCGGGCCTGAGGGCGAAGAGATTTTCTGTGATGAACACGGACGTGTAAAACTTCACTTCCCATGGGACAGATACTCGAAAGGAGACGAACACAGTTCTTGTTGGGTTCGAGTATCGCAAAGCTGGGCTGGAAGCCAATACGGTGTTATAGCGGTTCCACGCATAGGCCATGAAGTGATTGTCTCATTCTTAAATGGCGACCCTGACCAACCTATCGTGACAGGGCGTACCTATCACGCAACAAACACTCCACCCTACTTGCTGCCGGAGAACAAAACCAAAACCGTTATCCGCACTGAAACCCATAAAGGGACAGGATTTAACGAGCTCAGTTTTGAAGACCAAGCCAACGAGGAAAAAATCTATCTGCATGCTCAAAAAGATTATGAAGCCGATGTTCTCAATGATCATTCAACCCACATAAAACAGGACAAGCACTTAACGGTTGATAACGACCAATTTAGCTATATCAAAAACAATCAGCACATCACTGTAAACGGAGAAAGCCGCTTAAAAGTCGTGAAAGACTTCACCCAAATAATAAGCGGTAACCATCACCATAAAGTGGGTAGCCTGTATACCACTATCGCAGGAAGTGAAATTCACTTACAAAGTGGCACCAAAATAGTCATTGAAGCAGGAGCAGAAATCACATTTAAAGCCGCTGGTAGTTTCGTCAAAATAGACGCTTCTGGTGTCAGTATCGTAGGCCCAGCCATCAACCTGAATTCCGGCGGTCGAGCAGGTAACGGAAGCGGATATAACGGTCAATCTCCCACACTCCCAAATGGTGTTGAAAAACGACAACCTCCAGTAAAAAGCTCCAGTCAAGTCTCATATCAGCAACTTTTGAACGCTGAAAAAAATCACGTACCGGCAGTTAAAACATGCCCACTAGTAAAAGAGAATAGATGA
- a CDS encoding phospholipase effector Tle1 domain-containing protein encodes MSTLGVNSCCLSCEQYKDWIEIVIRDEHNRPFPNIKGILTGACGATYPITVGEHPIFLDSLASGRVSITLENDLWLEATQSRLPAEGKAKGLKDWLSLHPHGYNQSAWKSQTLALGDFIQLKPNQEIPKRHLANACETPNLVTGKSHYITIQGCRYITLRLGVFFDGTANNTYSAKWGKKQLDKHVNLWKASYEASNAILRDKGIFKEHLSAVELIDKCFEYPPEIENLECASAKNELTNIQKLFDLYRNNEFSNNKDAYYHAQYITGIATGNSTEIAPADEDQECGQGMGIGKYGVLEKVKTGIEQICSQMELIISNAKRHFIVDGFNKVEFDVFGFSRGAAAARHFINTVFDNNDRLFQEPFSNACISHRFYLTHNFDWNSNEHCCIAFAGLFDTVAAVANFWELDFSAHDNDNGPIKLWLNPDRVAKAVHLVASSHTEYRHNFSVNLLNKAPHFDEIVVPGAHSDIGGGYHSRQAFSDKSYLLPLLENQLIKSISKDNIPRFEETRIVNSMLSKLEKSKHFDQSHGWSIDSYLIPKHKIRFAAKDNKYAEARLLYRNCTEGDLSRLYLRVMFGLAVHHGVPFDDSEGSNVVWNKSNDSNIGKVEYYTIPKSLYYPNKNAPPFPFGEFCQHAMDIAKSGNIIELQETLGSPKLTKLFQSLNLIHHSSNESLSSGVIKPFIPNLKDNRYLREEYECEV; translated from the coding sequence ATGAGTACACTTGGCGTTAACAGTTGTTGCCTCAGCTGTGAACAATATAAAGACTGGATAGAAATTGTGATTCGTGATGAACACAATAGGCCCTTCCCAAACATAAAAGGCATCCTCACAGGTGCTTGTGGTGCTACTTATCCAATCACTGTTGGAGAACACCCAATCTTTTTAGACTCATTAGCTTCAGGCCGTGTGTCAATAACACTAGAAAACGATTTGTGGCTAGAAGCAACTCAAAGTCGCTTACCTGCAGAAGGTAAAGCCAAAGGTCTCAAGGATTGGCTTAGTTTACATCCACATGGTTACAACCAAAGCGCTTGGAAGAGTCAAACATTAGCTTTGGGAGATTTCATTCAACTAAAACCAAATCAAGAGATCCCTAAACGTCACCTCGCTAATGCATGTGAAACGCCAAACCTCGTCACAGGCAAGAGTCACTATATAACCATTCAAGGGTGTCGATATATCACTTTACGTCTGGGAGTATTTTTTGATGGTACAGCAAACAACACCTACAGTGCCAAATGGGGCAAAAAGCAACTCGATAAACATGTGAATCTTTGGAAAGCATCGTATGAGGCTTCAAACGCCATCCTACGTGACAAGGGGATATTTAAGGAACACCTATCGGCCGTAGAGCTAATAGATAAATGTTTTGAATACCCACCAGAAATAGAAAACCTTGAATGTGCTAGCGCAAAAAACGAACTCACCAATATTCAAAAGCTGTTTGATTTATACAGAAATAATGAATTCAGCAATAACAAAGATGCTTACTATCATGCTCAATACATAACAGGAATTGCTACAGGAAACAGTACAGAGATAGCTCCCGCTGATGAAGATCAAGAATGCGGTCAAGGCATGGGTATAGGTAAATACGGAGTCTTGGAGAAAGTAAAAACTGGTATAGAACAAATCTGTAGTCAAATGGAACTTATTATTTCAAATGCAAAAAGGCATTTCATTGTAGATGGATTCAATAAAGTTGAATTCGATGTTTTTGGATTCAGTCGAGGTGCGGCGGCGGCAAGACACTTTATAAATACCGTTTTTGATAATAACGATAGGTTATTCCAAGAACCTTTTTCCAATGCATGCATATCCCATCGTTTTTATTTGACTCATAATTTCGACTGGAATAGTAATGAACATTGCTGCATTGCCTTTGCGGGATTGTTCGATACCGTTGCGGCAGTGGCAAACTTTTGGGAGCTGGACTTTTCAGCACATGATAATGATAACGGTCCTATCAAACTCTGGTTAAACCCAGACCGCGTAGCGAAAGCCGTTCATCTGGTAGCAAGTAGCCATACTGAATACCGCCACAACTTCAGTGTAAACTTATTAAATAAAGCACCACACTTTGATGAAATAGTGGTGCCGGGCGCTCATTCAGATATAGGAGGAGGTTACCATTCTAGACAAGCGTTTAGTGATAAAAGCTACTTACTTCCGTTACTCGAAAACCAATTAATTAAGTCTATCTCAAAAGACAATATTCCCCGTTTTGAGGAAACACGCATAGTTAATTCAATGCTATCCAAGCTAGAAAAATCAAAGCATTTCGATCAGTCACATGGCTGGAGTATAGACAGCTATCTTATACCTAAACATAAAATTCGTTTTGCAGCCAAAGACAATAAGTATGCAGAAGCGAGGTTATTGTATCGTAACTGTACAGAAGGCGATTTATCTCGATTGTACTTAAGAGTGATGTTCGGGCTTGCAGTGCATCATGGTGTCCCTTTCGATGATTCGGAAGGTAGTAACGTAGTATGGAACAAGTCCAATGATAGTAATATTGGTAAAGTGGAATACTACACCATCCCTAAGAGTCTGTATTACCCCAACAAAAATGCTCCCCCTTTCCCTTTTGGCGAATTTTGCCAACACGCTATGGACATAGCCAAATCAGGTAACATTATAGAATTGCAAGAGACTCTCGGCTCCCCAAAACTCACAAAGCTCTTCCAGTCTCTTAACCTTATACATCATTCCTCAAATGAAAGCTTGAGTAGCGGAGTAATCAAACCATTTATACCTAATTTGAAAGATAACCGCTATTTAAGAGAGGAGTACGAATGTGAAGTGTAA
- a CDS encoding DUF2931 family protein gives MKCNFKIVSILTLIPAITACSARADFPNDERFHPWRIGVAIPWVYVSGVTEAYGVNEKNDWTSLMLPYSQLLLSDSRRNINYIREDLQRQDYDGYGIALGHSDFTPNQIGLGYKTLPDELYLYWNSSFTNRHYATVVKVTPKIKAAMKKPYPHPWIEGENCYQTTFKFGLLPDGRAKLWLEGCNVYTYVGVFAPARSELRSPNWTKETSSAYHAAKQEGLTIEPIPWEKVDKVWYNEKRDKMQTLEEALR, from the coding sequence GTGAAGTGTAACTTTAAGATTGTTTCAATACTTACACTAATCCCTGCTATTACAGCTTGCTCAGCCAGAGCAGACTTCCCTAACGACGAACGTTTTCATCCATGGAGAATAGGAGTCGCGATACCATGGGTCTACGTATCCGGCGTAACAGAAGCTTATGGAGTGAATGAAAAGAATGATTGGACAAGTTTAATGCTGCCATATAGTCAACTATTGTTAAGCGATAGCAGACGAAACATCAATTACATTCGGGAAGATCTGCAACGGCAAGACTATGATGGCTATGGAATTGCACTTGGACATTCAGACTTTACTCCCAATCAAATTGGCTTAGGTTACAAAACTCTGCCAGATGAACTCTATCTCTATTGGAATTCAAGTTTCACTAATAGACATTACGCAACCGTGGTCAAAGTTACACCAAAAATAAAAGCCGCCATGAAGAAACCCTATCCTCATCCTTGGATCGAGGGAGAAAACTGCTATCAGACTACTTTTAAGTTCGGATTATTACCCGATGGACGAGCAAAACTTTGGCTGGAGGGGTGCAATGTTTATACGTATGTTGGAGTATTTGCCCCTGCTCGCTCCGAGTTAAGAAGCCCAAATTGGACGAAAGAAACTTCAAGTGCTTATCACGCGGCTAAACAGGAAGGTTTAACTATAGAACCAATACCTTGGGAAAAAGTAGACAAAGTCTGGTACAACGAAAAAAGGGATAAAATGCAAACACTTGAAGAAGCGTTGAGATAG
- a CDS encoding DUF2931 family protein, which produces MNSSLKLIAVILMASNASACSTTDDFPQDARFHPWRIGVAIPWVYVSGVTEAYGVNEKNDWTSLMLPYSQLLLSDSRRNINYIREDLQRRDYDGYGIALGHSDFTPNQIGLGYKTLPDELYIYWNSSFTNRHYATVVKVTPQIKAAMKKPYPHPSWRFEGQNCYQTTFKFGLLPDGRAKLWLEGCNIYTYVGVFAPARSELRNPNWTKETSSAYYAAKQESLTIDPIPWDKVDKVWYNKKRDTMQTLDDALK; this is translated from the coding sequence GTGAACAGTAGTTTAAAACTTATAGCCGTGATACTTATGGCTTCGAATGCATCAGCATGTTCAACCACTGACGACTTCCCTCAAGACGCACGATTCCATCCATGGAGAATAGGAGTCGCTATACCATGGGTCTACGTATCCGGCGTAACAGAAGCTTATGGAGTGAATGAAAAGAATGATTGGACAAGTCTAATGCTGCCATATAGTCAACTATTGTTAAGCGATAGCAGAAGAAACATCAATTACATTCGGGAAGACCTACAACGGCGAGACTATGATGGCTATGGAATTGCACTTGGACATTCAGACTTTACTCCCAATCAAATTGGCTTAGGTTACAAAACTCTGCCAGATGAACTCTATATCTATTGGAACTCAAGTTTCACTAATAGACATTACGCGACCGTGGTAAAAGTTACACCACAAATAAAGGCCGCCATGAAAAAGCCTTATCCACATCCAAGTTGGCGATTCGAAGGACAAAACTGCTATCAGACTACTTTTAAGTTCGGATTATTACCCGATGGACGAGCAAAACTTTGGCTGGAGGGGTGCAATATTTATACGTATGTTGGAGTGTTTGCCCCTGCTCGCTCCGAGTTAAGAAACCCAAATTGGACGAAAGAAACTTCAAGTGCTTATTACGCCGCTAAACAGGAGAGCCTCACTATAGACCCAATACCTTGGGATAAAGTAGACAAAGTTTGGTACAACAAAAAAAGAGATACAATGCAAACACTTGATGATGCTTTGAAATAG
- a CDS encoding glutathione peroxidase has protein sequence MSSIYDIDLVTIEGKQQKLADFKGKTLLIVNTASECGLTPQYEGLEKLYQAEKENGLEILGFPCNQFGAQEPGQEADIQSFCSMRFGVTFPLFSKIEVNGEGRHPLYQHLFSALPERTTAPESGFAEKLKGHGIEAKEGDIMWNFEKFLVSKDGEVIGHFAPDMTPDHEILAKAIEKALA, from the coding sequence ATGAGCTCAATTTATGATATTGATTTAGTGACAATCGAAGGTAAACAGCAAAAGCTAGCTGACTTTAAAGGTAAAACACTGCTGATCGTTAACACTGCTTCTGAATGTGGTCTCACACCTCAATATGAAGGTTTAGAAAAGCTTTACCAAGCTGAAAAAGAGAATGGATTAGAGATTCTTGGTTTTCCATGTAATCAGTTTGGCGCACAAGAACCAGGTCAAGAGGCAGATATTCAGTCATTTTGCAGCATGCGTTTTGGCGTAACTTTTCCTCTATTTAGCAAAATCGAAGTTAACGGCGAAGGTCGTCACCCTCTATACCAACATCTGTTTTCTGCTCTACCAGAGCGCACTACTGCGCCAGAAAGCGGTTTTGCAGAAAAGCTCAAAGGTCATGGTATCGAAGCGAAAGAAGGCGATATTATGTGGAACTTTGAAAAATTCCTAGTAAGTAAGGATGGCGAAGTTATTGGGCATTTTGCTCCAGATATGACTCCAGACCACGAAATTCTAGCTAAGGCGATTGAAAAAGCTCTAGCATAA